A single genomic interval of Acidobacteriota bacterium harbors:
- a CDS encoding DinB family protein gives MDTTGGETLAEFSRAVRESSLKRLRTVPDGMENWRPTPEAMSFADLAQHLCDADKWLFSMLRLKDLTPTRGKAGLADVENRSRYLRLLEALEQTGQQRADMLAGLSEGDLSEKIYDERFGAEVTAWWIIMRGNLDHEIHHRGQIATYLRIIQEKPR, from the coding sequence ATGGATACCACCGGCGGAGAAACACTCGCCGAATTCTCACGAGCAGTGCGCGAATCCAGTCTCAAGCGACTGCGAACCGTTCCCGACGGCATGGAGAACTGGCGTCCCACTCCCGAGGCCATGAGCTTCGCCGACCTCGCGCAGCACCTTTGCGACGCCGACAAATGGCTGTTCAGTATGCTGCGGCTGAAGGACCTCACACCCACTCGCGGAAAAGCCGGGCTTGCCGACGTCGAGAACCGCTCCCGGTACCTGCGGTTGCTTGAGGCCCTGGAGCAGACCGGGCAGCAGCGGGCTGACATGCTCGCCGGTTTGTCGGAGGGCGATCTCTCGGAGAAGATCTATGATGAACGGTTTGGCGCCGAAGTTACAGCCTGGTGGATCATCATGCGGGGCAATCTCGACCACGAAATTCACCACCGCGGCCAGATCGCTACTTACCTCAGAATCATTCAGGAGAAACCCCGATAA
- a CDS encoding arginine deiminase family protein has translation MPSGCQSEVGKIDRILVKHPRDAFVSRQNIDAQWRDLHYSGAPDYDRALREYETFVELLAGVTPHIDYLPASDETGLDSIYARDAVVVTDAGAILCNMGKEARRGEPSASGEYLRQAGFPVLGAITGEGRLEGGDLIWLEPRTLVVGRGYRTNDEGIRQLKDLTSDLVDEFVVVPLPHWKGPAGVFHLMSMISPVDRDLAVVYPRLLPVPFREFLAERGIEFVEVPDSEYPGMACNVLAVAPRKCLALSGNPLTRRLLEEKGAEVWVYDGDEISRKGAGGPTCLTRPLLRSW, from the coding sequence ATGCCGTCGGGTTGTCAGTCCGAAGTCGGGAAGATCGACAGAATTCTCGTCAAGCATCCCCGGGACGCGTTCGTATCACGACAAAATATCGACGCCCAATGGAGGGACCTGCACTATTCCGGCGCTCCCGACTACGACAGGGCGCTGCGGGAGTACGAGACATTTGTCGAACTCCTGGCCGGGGTGACGCCGCATATCGACTACCTGCCCGCGAGCGACGAGACGGGACTTGACTCGATCTACGCGCGTGACGCCGTGGTCGTGACCGACGCGGGAGCCATCCTGTGCAACATGGGCAAGGAGGCGCGCCGCGGGGAACCTTCCGCCTCCGGTGAATACCTCAGGCAGGCCGGTTTTCCGGTACTGGGCGCCATCACCGGCGAAGGACGGCTGGAGGGAGGCGATCTCATCTGGCTGGAGCCGAGGACTCTCGTGGTGGGACGGGGGTATCGGACGAACGACGAGGGCATCCGCCAACTGAAGGACCTGACCTCTGATCTGGTCGACGAATTCGTTGTCGTGCCGCTGCCGCACTGGAAAGGGCCGGCCGGCGTGTTCCACCTGATGTCAATGATCAGTCCGGTTGATCGCGACCTGGCTGTAGTCTATCCCAGGCTTCTTCCCGTTCCGTTCCGGGAGTTTCTGGCTGAGCGGGGGATAGAGTTCGTGGAGGTGCCGGATTCGGAATATCCCGGTATGGCCTGCAATGTTCTGGCGGTCGCCCCGCGCAAGTGCCTCGCACTCTCCGGTAACCCGCTTACGCGGCGCCTGCTCGAAGAGAAAGGTGCCGAAGTGTGGGTGTACGACGGCGATGAGATCTCCAGAAAAGGGGCCGGCGGCCCGACCTGCCTGACCAGGCCACTCCTGCGAAGCTGGTGA
- a CDS encoding fibronectin type III domain-containing protein yields MFCRSCKSVLSRIPAVITGIILLGFVAANVQASISASNETASSVTLTWTAVGDDGTTGTATYYDVRYATFPITDANWDAVSQAVGEPVPQPVGTPETFTVESLESGTLYYFAIKVGDEIPNWSTLSNVVSKSTLDETEPPAVIADLDGSSPDPTSVALSWTAPGDDGTSGTAAEYDIRYALVPITDANWDAATEVSGEPTPQAAGSAESFTVGSLGPNTTYYFAIKTADEVPNWSGLSNVASVTTLNEQTAPGVIADLATSSPTQTSLTLTWTAPGDDGYSGTASLYDIRYATFAITDANWNLATHAGGEPTPGTAGSAETFTISSLNPSATYYFAIRTADEVPNWSGLSNVAQGTTSVETAAPAAIANLGAGNETEHTMRLTWTAPGDDANSGTASQYDIRYATAPITEATWDAASQVSDEPTPRAAGSLESYTVTGLNSGTMYYFAVKTADEVPNWSPLSNVTSRATASDQTPPAGIDDLQASTGGTEGEILLGWTAPGDNDNDGAVMGYLIKYATWPIDEQSFDAAAFCDSFPIPLAAGQAQSMKLSGLNPGQLYHVAVKSFDNAANLSPISNPASAVAGFNIVAGTEDPAALVSPPPGAVMPMSRPTLTIENVSLEADELYHFEVAADSTFFELAAGDSVEEQEGPTSSWKVNSRLAADVTYFWRVGTDDGGYSEVSTFTVLPQPHPYPNPFALTDGDAVTFTDLPVNTNLVVTTVSGDIVRQWSSLGGDDVIWDGTNESGHEIGSGMYLWFVADAGLKGKLMVVR; encoded by the coding sequence ATGTTCTGTCGATCGTGTAAGAGCGTTCTCAGCAGAATCCCGGCGGTCATAACCGGAATCATCCTGCTGGGGTTTGTCGCCGCTAACGTGCAGGCGAGCATCTCCGCTTCGAACGAAACCGCCAGTTCAGTCACCCTGACCTGGACGGCGGTCGGTGATGACGGCACCACCGGCACTGCTACTTACTACGACGTCCGCTACGCCACGTTCCCCATCACCGACGCCAACTGGGATGCGGTCAGCCAGGCGGTCGGCGAGCCGGTCCCGCAACCGGTCGGGACTCCGGAGACGTTTACCGTCGAGTCGCTGGAGTCGGGCACGTTGTACTACTTCGCGATCAAGGTCGGTGACGAGATCCCCAACTGGTCCACGCTGTCGAACGTCGTCAGCAAGAGCACCCTTGATGAGACGGAGCCCCCGGCGGTCATTGCTGATTTGGACGGTTCCAGTCCCGACCCGACCAGCGTGGCGCTGAGCTGGACGGCTCCCGGCGATGACGGCACCAGCGGCACGGCGGCCGAGTACGACATCCGGTACGCGCTGGTGCCGATCACGGACGCCAACTGGGATGCCGCGACCGAAGTGAGCGGCGAGCCGACTCCCCAGGCGGCAGGCAGCGCCGAATCGTTCACGGTCGGTTCTCTGGGACCTAACACTACCTACTACTTCGCGATCAAGACGGCCGACGAGGTCCCTAACTGGTCCGGTCTTTCCAACGTGGCAAGCGTGACCACGCTGAACGAACAGACGGCTCCCGGCGTGATCGCCGACCTGGCGACCTCCAGTCCTACCCAGACTTCTCTCACCCTGACGTGGACCGCGCCCGGTGACGACGGTTACTCCGGCACGGCGTCATTGTACGACATCCGTTATGCGACTTTCGCAATCACTGACGCCAACTGGAACCTCGCCACCCACGCCGGCGGCGAGCCGACACCCGGTACGGCCGGGAGCGCCGAGACCTTTACTATCAGCAGCCTGAATCCCAGCGCCACGTACTATTTTGCGATCAGGACCGCCGACGAGGTGCCCAACTGGTCGGGCCTTTCGAACGTAGCCCAGGGGACGACCTCGGTGGAGACGGCCGCACCTGCGGCTATCGCGAACCTCGGAGCGGGCAACGAGACCGAGCACACCATGCGGCTGACGTGGACGGCTCCCGGTGACGACGCCAACTCCGGGACCGCCTCGCAGTACGATATCCGCTACGCCACTGCCCCGATTACCGAAGCCACTTGGGACGCTGCTTCACAGGTCAGCGACGAGCCGACCCCGCGGGCGGCCGGGTCGCTCGAATCGTACACCGTGACGGGCCTGAATTCGGGAACGATGTACTACTTTGCAGTTAAGACCGCCGACGAGGTGCCGAACTGGTCGCCGTTGTCCAACGTCACCAGTCGCGCCACCGCTTCGGACCAGACACCGCCGGCCGGTATCGATGACCTCCAGGCCAGCACCGGCGGAACCGAAGGCGAAATCCTCCTTGGGTGGACCGCGCCGGGCGATAACGACAACGACGGTGCCGTGATGGGCTACCTTATCAAGTACGCCACCTGGCCCATCGACGAGCAAAGCTTTGATGCTGCCGCGTTTTGTGATTCCTTCCCCATCCCTCTGGCGGCAGGCCAGGCGCAGTCAATGAAGCTGTCCGGGTTAAATCCCGGACAGCTTTACCATGTAGCCGTCAAGTCTTTCGACAACGCGGCTAACCTGTCGCCCATTTCCAACCCCGCCTCCGCCGTAGCCGGGTTTAACATCGTGGCCGGCACGGAAGATCCTGCCGCGCTGGTATCGCCCCCGCCGGGAGCGGTCATGCCGATGTCGCGCCCGACCCTGACGATTGAAAACGTGTCGCTCGAAGCGGACGAACTTTACCATTTCGAAGTCGCCGCCGATTCTACTTTCTTCGAACTGGCGGCCGGTGACTCAGTGGAGGAGCAGGAAGGACCTACGAGCTCGTGGAAAGTAAACTCACGCCTTGCCGCCGACGTGACCTACTTCTGGCGGGTGGGCACCGATGACGGCGGGTACAGCGAAGTCTCGACCTTTACCGTCCTGCCGCAACCGCACCCGTATCCGAACCCCTTCGCACTAACCGACGGTGACGCCGTTACTTTCACCGATCTGCCCGTGAACACGAACCTCGTCGTGACAACGGTGTCCGGTGACATCGTGCGCCAGTGGTCGAGCCTCGGCGGTGATGACGTCATCTGGGACGGCACCAACGAGTCCGGGCACGAGATCGGCTCCGGCATGTACCTCTGGTTTGTGGCCGACGCCGGGTTGAAAGGCAAGTTGATGGTGGTCAGGTAA
- a CDS encoding methyltransferase domain-containing protein codes for MDRQAQFVCQDITDLTFPDATFDAICSYYTIIHIPRQAHEAIFQQFYRLLKPSGLALLCLGAEDLEDDIVEDYLGVRMYWSHYDVETNLDLIVASGFVPIWSRIVEDATSPGPGHLFVLI; via the coding sequence CTGGATCGCCAGGCGCAGTTCGTGTGCCAGGATATTACGGATCTGACCTTTCCCGACGCCACGTTCGACGCAATCTGCTCCTACTATACGATTATCCATATTCCCCGACAGGCGCACGAGGCCATCTTTCAGCAATTCTATCGTCTGCTTAAGCCGTCCGGTCTGGCTCTGCTCTGCCTGGGGGCAGAGGACCTGGAAGATGACATCGTCGAAGATTATCTGGGCGTCCGGATGTATTGGAGTCATTACGACGTCGAGACGAACCTGGATCTGATCGTCGCGTCCGGATTTGTCCCAATCTGGTCGCGAATCGTGGAAGATGCCACTTCGCCCGGGCCGGGCCACCTCTTCGTTCTGATATAG
- a CDS encoding serine hydrolase domain-containing protein — translation MKLDIQRLADCIENQAEPEPFSGVVYLTKGAEVLFERACGFAIKSESIINKIDTRFQMASGCKIFTGVAICQLVESGKLGFDSLLSENIDAEFPNYSPDITIHQLLTHSSGITSYFEEDVDPDYEALWRNTPIYNIRSPKDFLPLFQSKHMKFSPGEKFEYNDAGFILLGLVVESITGIDFSEYIRQNVFNPAGMRDSGYFSTDQLPERTAYAYIKKNDGTWRTNFFAVPITGAPDGGAYTTAPDMAKFWRALLEGRLLGDEMTGQMMEAKIVSLSDPTSSHYGYGVWIDQSDGKKRKVLVVGYDPGVAMKSACYLDESVTLTVMGNTSEALWPMYRKIEMMLGL, via the coding sequence ATGAAACTAGACATTCAACGACTTGCGGACTGCATTGAAAACCAAGCTGAGCCGGAACCTTTCTCCGGTGTGGTTTACTTGACCAAAGGTGCAGAAGTCCTGTTTGAAAGAGCATGTGGGTTTGCGATCAAGTCGGAGTCGATTATCAACAAGATCGACACTAGATTTCAGATGGCATCCGGGTGCAAGATATTCACCGGTGTGGCCATCTGTCAGCTTGTGGAAAGTGGTAAGCTTGGATTTGACTCCCTTCTAAGTGAGAACATCGATGCGGAGTTTCCGAACTATTCGCCGGACATTACTATACATCAATTGTTAACGCACAGTTCAGGTATAACTTCCTATTTTGAAGAGGATGTTGATCCCGATTATGAAGCATTGTGGCGAAATACGCCGATCTACAACATTAGAAGTCCAAAGGACTTCCTCCCGTTGTTTCAATCGAAACATATGAAGTTCTCGCCAGGGGAGAAGTTCGAATACAACGATGCAGGATTCATTCTACTGGGCCTGGTGGTTGAGAGTATCACTGGTATCGACTTCTCAGAGTATATTCGACAGAACGTGTTTAATCCGGCTGGGATGAGAGACTCGGGGTACTTTTCGACTGACCAACTACCGGAAAGAACGGCCTATGCCTACATCAAGAAGAACGATGGTACTTGGCGAACAAACTTCTTTGCAGTTCCAATTACGGGAGCACCCGATGGTGGTGCATATACCACTGCGCCGGATATGGCCAAGTTTTGGAGGGCGCTTCTAGAGGGTAGGCTCCTGGGCGATGAGATGACAGGACAAATGATGGAAGCGAAGATTGTCTCGTTGTCAGACCCAACAAGTTCCCATTATGGTTACGGTGTATGGATTGACCAGTCAGATGGGAAGAAGAGAAAGGTTCTTGTTGTAGGATACGATCCGGGAGTCGCGATGAAGTCAGCATGCTATTTGGACGAGAGTGTTACTCTCACCGTAATGGGTAATACGTCTGAAGCTCTGTGGCCTATGTACAGGAAGATTGAGATGATGCTGGGTCTTTAG
- a CDS encoding nuclear transport factor 2 family protein: MHAACDPTGRFLVIALICIVCPGLFIAVVMAEAEREAGSMNNEWAAVEQTIHNCFGWAVEKDFDLFYRTIADDSDFISVTPYSKVKFGVDDVKAGAGFWASPDFKAISHEVHDLRITFSREGDVAWFYCVLDDLNEWKGQPANWEKVRWTGVVEKRDGRWRIVQQHFSWPKED, encoded by the coding sequence ATGCACGCAGCTTGTGACCCGACCGGCCGGTTTCTGGTGATCGCACTCATCTGTATAGTATGCCCTGGCCTGTTCATAGCCGTCGTTATGGCCGAGGCCGAACGGGAGGCAGGTTCAATGAACAATGAATGGGCGGCGGTTGAGCAGACTATCCACAACTGCTTTGGCTGGGCCGTGGAAAAGGATTTCGACCTGTTCTATCGGACAATTGCCGATGACTCCGATTTTATCAGTGTCACGCCATACAGCAAAGTGAAGTTCGGCGTCGACGACGTAAAGGCGGGGGCGGGATTTTGGGCCAGTCCGGATTTCAAGGCGATCAGTCACGAAGTACATGATCTGAGAATCACATTCTCGCGGGAAGGCGATGTCGCCTGGTTCTACTGCGTACTTGACGACCTCAACGAGTGGAAGGGTCAGCCCGCCAACTGGGAAAAGGTGCGCTGGACCGGCGTTGTCGAAAAGCGCGATGGCCGCTGGCGGATTGTGCAGCAGCATTTCTCGTGGCCGAAGGAAGATTAG
- a CDS encoding sensor domain-containing protein yields MDRGIPEYLAQLRVELAESDPATIQDALSDAEEHLSTALANALKAAPDLARSDLLESIVKKYGTPAEIAAAYKDIEAHTRPVLEIARSGVRRSRTSSFYGVVGDARAWGSLMYLLVSMLLGLAYFSWAVIGFSLSLELLILVIGLPVATLFLQSVRGIGLVEGRIVEALLGVRMPRQPLVSHRELGWWKRLKMLVKDKRTWTTLAYMVLLLPLGILYFTIAILMFALSLEFIAGPIVLNALDLPFIMIGHYSIYLSLEWAPLLMFAGILILMVSMHVAKFLGRMHARLARAMLIRR; encoded by the coding sequence ATGGATAGAGGAATTCCTGAGTACCTTGCTCAGCTAAGGGTAGAGCTGGCCGAAAGCGATCCGGCAACGATACAAGATGCCCTCTCGGACGCTGAAGAACATCTGAGCACGGCGCTGGCTAACGCACTCAAAGCAGCCCCGGATCTTGCGAGGAGCGATCTGCTGGAATCCATCGTGAAGAAGTACGGTACGCCTGCGGAGATTGCGGCGGCATATAAGGACATCGAAGCACACACAAGACCGGTGTTGGAGATAGCGAGGTCAGGTGTGAGACGTTCTCGAACCTCCAGTTTCTATGGGGTAGTCGGTGATGCCCGGGCCTGGGGGTCACTGATGTATCTTCTGGTATCGATGCTGTTGGGCCTGGCCTATTTCTCATGGGCCGTAATTGGTTTCAGCCTCTCGCTGGAGTTGTTGATCCTGGTCATTGGGCTTCCCGTTGCCACGCTCTTTCTCCAGTCAGTAAGGGGCATTGGGCTTGTCGAAGGGCGCATTGTGGAGGCATTGCTGGGAGTTCGTATGCCGAGGCAACCATTGGTCTCACACCGGGAACTGGGCTGGTGGAAACGTCTTAAGATGCTGGTTAAGGACAAACGCACCTGGACGACTCTGGCGTACATGGTACTGTTGCTTCCTTTGGGGATACTCTATTTCACCATAGCCATTCTCATGTTTGCCCTTTCTCTTGAGTTTATAGCTGGTCCTATCGTCTTGAATGCTTTGGATCTGCCGTTTATCATGATCGGGCATTACTCCATCTATCTGTCCCTGGAGTGGGCGCCGCTGCTCATGTTTGCAGGTATTCTGATTCTCATGGTGAGCATGCACGTGGCCAAGTTCCTTGGCCGGATGCACGCAAGGTTGGCCAGGGCGATGCTGATCAGACGCTGA
- a CDS encoding PadR family transcriptional regulator, whose amino-acid sequence MTGSESAHKKFQKELNSGTAALVLLSVLERASEPMYGYQIAKHIEAGRDDVPVKQGALYPVLRSLEGAGLLQSHVEPSVSGPPRRYYRITDMGRDTLRRWVEIWDQTRAFVDDTLKGDQNG is encoded by the coding sequence GTGACAGGAAGCGAATCGGCCCATAAGAAATTCCAGAAGGAACTGAATTCCGGGACTGCTGCGTTGGTCCTGTTGAGTGTTCTGGAGCGGGCTTCCGAGCCCATGTACGGATACCAGATAGCCAAGCATATTGAGGCCGGGCGTGACGACGTACCGGTCAAGCAGGGCGCGCTGTACCCGGTACTCAGATCGCTTGAGGGCGCGGGCCTGTTACAGAGTCACGTGGAACCCTCCGTGTCGGGTCCGCCCAGACGTTACTATCGGATAACGGATATGGGTCGTGATACACTCAGACGCTGGGTAGAGATCTGGGATCAGACAAGAGCATTTGTAGATGATACGTTGAAAGGGGATCAGAATGGATAG